The Alphaproteobacteria bacterium genome contains a region encoding:
- a CDS encoding DegT/DnrJ/EryC1/StrS family aminotransferase translates to MFTATCATFIHFRRSPIRNGLRLVYDAAHAFGARLNGRSIASFGDASVFSFHATKLFHTLEGGLITTPKAEDKDTIYYLRNFGIKNEDEVVSTGINGKMNEVQAAIGLLNLPLVERERSLRLSLRKKYEEFLSGIPGITLPPPQPGVLNSEQYFCIVIDPARYGRTRDDVYDNLKKKGIFSRKYFHPICTDFEPYRGYKIHSVRPEPYVLSVKSQVLCLPFHSGVDDDDLNDMKAEFRAGFA, encoded by the coding sequence ATGTTTACGGCAACCTGTGCGACGTTCATTCACTTCAGGAGGTCGCCGATTCGAAACGGTCTGCGCCTTGTCTACGACGCAGCTCATGCATTTGGCGCAAGACTTAATGGCCGCTCAATTGCATCATTTGGCGACGCTTCCGTGTTCTCGTTCCATGCAACCAAACTTTTCCACACGCTTGAGGGTGGCCTGATCACGACGCCGAAGGCAGAAGACAAGGATACGATCTATTATCTCCGGAATTTTGGCATAAAGAACGAAGACGAGGTCGTCAGCACGGGCATTAACGGAAAGATGAACGAGGTGCAGGCCGCCATCGGTTTATTGAACCTGCCACTTGTCGAGCGTGAGCGCTCGCTGCGATTGAGCTTGCGGAAGAAGTACGAAGAATTCCTGTCCGGCATACCGGGCATAACACTGCCACCACCACAGCCTGGGGTTCTCAACTCTGAACAGTACTTTTGCATCGTGATTGACCCGGCTCGGTATGGCAGGACCCGCGACGACGTTTATGACAACCTGAAGAAAAAAGGCATTTTTTCGCGGAAATATTTTCACCCGATATGCACCGACTTTGAACCGTACCGCGGTTACAAAATCCATTCTGTCCGGCCAGAGCCGTATGTTCTCAGTGTCAAATCTCAGGTGCTGTGTTTGCCGTTTCACAGCGGAGTGGACGACGACGACCTCAATGACATGAAGGCGGAGTTTCGTGCCGGTTTTGCGTAG